In Terriglobus aquaticus, the genomic window GGCTTCAGCCCGTGCGGAAACTTCTGCGGGTTCACCGTCCAGTCGCCCAGGCCGCGGTGGTCGTCGTTGCGCTGCCCGAACCAGCCGTCATCCACCACGAAGCGCTCCACGCCCAGCTTCGCCGCTTTGTCCGCCAGCGCGATCTGCATCTGGTCGGTGAAGGTCATCTCCGTCGCTTCCCAACTGTTGAACAGGATCTTGCGTGGCGGAGGTGGCTGCCGGGTTGCGGATCGGTGTGGCAGAATCTCATCCGTTTGGAACCGGTGCAGCACGCGTGACGCCTCGCCGTGTCCACCATCCGTGTAGCCCGCGTAAAACTTGGGCGTCTCCAGCGACTCACCCGGCTGCAACTGGTAGCCGAAGTCGAAGGGGTTGTAGCCACCTGTCACCTTCACCATGTGCAGGCTGGTATCGTCCACGGCGATGCGCCACGATCCGCTGTAGCCCAGCTCGCCAAACCACACCGGCCCCGCAGTCTCGGTCGTCTCGTCCGTGCGGCCGAACGCAAACCAGGGATTCGCGCGTTGCGAGGTCGATCCTTTGCGGCTCTCCAGCACGCGCTCTCCCGCCTGCACGCGTTCCTCGTGCAGTTGGAACTCGCCGGCCCACATGCCGGTGAGCCATCGCATGCTGTAGCTCGATTTGTCCGTTTCCGGATACGCCGGCAGCGTCCACGTTGCGCTGGCCGCCTGTTCGATCTGCACCGGCGCCTTGCCCGAATTCTCAATGCGCGACCAGCGCGCGATCACACCCTCAGGGAACGCCTTGTAATACAGGTGCACGCGCACAGGCTGCGCGGTGTCCTTCAGCACAATCTCAAGCTGGTCGGCCGAAGTCTTCGCCGACTCATACTTCAGGATCAGCGTGCGGTCGCCGTTGGGCGAATCGGCCTTCAGCGCCGACTCGGTGAACAGCCCCTCACCCCACGCCGGGTATTCCAGCGGCGTGGTGCCAATGGGAGGATCGACCGACGCACGCTCCGGGTGCATCTTCGCCGCGGGCAGCGTCGCGTCCGCGGGCAGGTGCGGCCCCCAGTACATCGACTGCAGCATGCCCTGGTCGTTCACACCAACGGCGTACGTCATGCGGCCCGCGTCCAGAAACCACTCGTGGCCGGCCGCGTTCTCATGCACCGCAACCTGCGCGTGCACGGCCAGCGGAGCCAGGGCAGACAGGAGAACGACAGGCACAACCGCCGCACATAAACGTATACAAGACATGCCAAAAACTGTAACGCGCCGAAGGGATCTCCGGCGCGTCGACTTCAGCGGAACTCTGTTTAGCGCAAGCCACCGGCAGCGACGACAACCTCGCCCGTGATCCACGCCGAGTCGTCCGAGGCGAAGAACGTGGCAGCGCGGCCGATGTCGCTTGGCTGTCCCACGCGGCCCAGCGGCGTCTGTGGCGTCAGCGTTTCAAAGAACTCGGTGAAGCCTGCAGCACCCTCGGTGACCACCGGCCCGGGGTTCAGGCTGTTCACGCGAATCTTCTTGGGCCCCAGTTCCTTGCTCAGCGCAACCGTGATCGAATCTACCGCGCCCTTGGTCGCCGAGTACACCGCGGCATTCGCTGAGGCATTGCGGCCCACCAGCGAACCAATGTTGATGATCGATCCACCCGTCTCCGGAAACAGCGGCACGACGGCCTGCGTGGTCAGCAGCAGACCCAGCACGTTGGTGTCAAAAATGCGATGGAAGAGTTCGGGCGTAGTCTGCTCCAGCGGCGCAAACTGGTAAACCCCGGCGTTGTTGACCAGCACATCCACCCGGCCGCCAAATGCCGCTTTCGTGCCCTCGACCAGCTTCGCGATCTCTTCCGGCTTCGACACGTTCGCACCCACGGCAACCGCCTTGCCGCCGGCATCGGTGATGCGCTTCACCACCTTGTCGGCGCCGTCCTTGGACGAAGCGTAGTTCACCACCACGCTCGCGCCCTCGCGGCCCAGTTCCTCTGCGATGCTCGCACCAATTCCCTTTGACGCGCCGGTCACGATCGCGATCTTGCCATTCAGCTTGCCCATAACCTGTTCCTCCTGGCGGGACTGCGACTCCGCGTCGCGTCTCCTGCACACCTGAACAGATGGGTGGTTCCGAGGCAGCGATTCAAACATTCTT contains:
- a CDS encoding alpha-galactosidase, which produces MPVVLLSALAPLAVHAQVAVHENAAGHEWFLDAGRMTYAVGVNDQGMLQSMYWGPHLPADATLPAAKMHPERASVDPPIGTTPLEYPAWGEGLFTESALKADSPNGDRTLILKYESAKTSADQLEIVLKDTAQPVRVHLYYKAFPEGVIARWSRIENSGKAPVQIEQAASATWTLPAYPETDKSSYSMRWLTGMWAGEFQLHEERVQAGERVLESRKGSTSQRANPWFAFGRTDETTETAGPVWFGELGYSGSWRIAVDDTSLHMVKVTGGYNPFDFGYQLQPGESLETPKFYAGYTDGGHGEASRVLHRFQTDEILPHRSATRQPPPPRKILFNSWEATEMTFTDQMQIALADKAAKLGVERFVVDDGWFGQRNDDHRGLGDWTVNPQKFPHGLKPLIDHVHSLGMDFGIWVEPEMVNPNSDLYRAHPEWAMQFPDRQHTEARNQLVLNLARPDVKEWMFNWLDKLVSENDIAYLKWDYNRNWTEAGWEGAPGSSAAHRNPDAEKAIYVQYVRNLYDVIDRLRAKHPKLEIESCASGGGRVDLGILERTDEVWTSDNTDALDRLDIQYGFTQAYTPQVMAAWTTDVPNYDRRFVPLQYRFLVAMQGALGIGNNLNKFSDDDMALGAKLTAFYKSIRNTVQQGDLYRLAPPTDRDATQVEYVSRDGSQAVLMAYLHSQRLGVAYPPVRLLGLDAKAMYRVRALDAAKYHGDATVSGAVLMGSGVALSMVGDYDSTAVVLERVK
- a CDS encoding SDR family NAD(P)-dependent oxidoreductase encodes the protein MGKLNGKIAIVTGASKGIGASIAEELGREGASVVVNYASSKDGADKVVKRITDAGGKAVAVGANVSKPEEIAKLVEGTKAAFGGRVDVLVNNAGVYQFAPLEQTTPELFHRIFDTNVLGLLLTTQAVVPLFPETGGSIINIGSLVGRNASANAAVYSATKGAVDSITVALSKELGPKKIRVNSLNPGPVVTEGAAGFTEFFETLTPQTPLGRVGQPSDIGRAATFFASDDSAWITGEVVVAAGGLR